The Cyprinus carpio isolate SPL01 chromosome B8, ASM1834038v1, whole genome shotgun sequence genome segment CTCTGCGCTGGATCTATGTCAGTACCAGACTGCTGACATTGctggaaaggagagagagagagagagagagagagagagaaagagagaaagagagggtgaGAGAACATGCTTTGAGTGTCTCACTGTTTACTACTTCTTGTTTGGACATGTGAAGGGCATCAGTTGGTGACCCTGAACTTTCAGATCCAACTGTCaggaaaacaaaactttttcCATCCCACACTGTGCAGCTTCAAAATGTCATGCTCCCTTTTTTCTTTGtgacccattttattttatttgtttgctttgtgCTCTGTACCCTTGACTGTGTGCAAAAGGTgcagaataaaatcaaaagaatGTAAGTCACCTGTAAGTCTTTTTGTTTTGACCTATGAATCATGTCATTTGGTTGATCACACTGCAATGGCCTAGCtgttaaccccttaactgtcactcacatttttgaacatagacttgaaagtgcactttccaaactaaaatttttataattcatgaacaaaaacattttataacatgatattgatgtaccattttcgtggtaatgcaatgtctgattttaaaatgggttttaaaaaatgaattttgagattttaagttttcagttaaTTCAACTCAACTCAACAGGTGagtcatttctgattatttctaaagtgtgacagagaaaaaggcaatgaagaatacttttttttttgacaaggtcagaactcctgttatgatgtagatttttgagggtgcactcttgtcataaattaatttattacttttcctaaataatttttaacagtacagggtgacagttaacaggttaaaaggTTTCTCTGTATTTGTCTTTCTGTTGTCTCTTTGTCATGTAGCAAATGTCTTTGATGACAAGCAGGTGCATTTATAGAGCTTAGACCATCATAAAGATCTGGAGTCAGTGAGGACTCCTAGACTCCTTTGATACCCCTGTGTAATCCTGTTAAACTCTATGGCTTCTTGCACTAAGACAGTTCTATCTTATCCTTTTGGATTAGGGAACTATCCCTTGTGAATTGGAGAGGCCCTTTAATCTGTTTCACTGAAGCAAGTGAACTAGAAATCAGTTAGtgatactgtaatattgttaagTTAAATATTCCTCTTATCTGACGGACTGGACTTTTTCTTGTGTGCATATGTTTGTGCAGTGGAACAATCAATTGTTGCATAGAATACAGCATGCTGGATGGAGATGCTATCACTGTAAAAATGTGACTCAAATATTCTATTATGTTTTCAAGGAACTTTGTATTTGAAGTTTTTTGCATTAATGTTTGGTATCTGTCTGATATGGACTCTctcctttttaaaagtatgccTGGAGCTTCTCCAGCGGTTTCCTATTTTACAGTGTGCTGCTGCTATGAGCTGAGTAAGTCAGAATGGTTTGGGTAACACAGCTGCTAAAAACTCTTCACCTAAATTTATCCTGACACTTTCTCTTTTCTCTGCTTCCTTATGTGACCATTCACATCAAAGGCATTTGCACTTAATGGTGTATTTATACTGCAGTGGAAAAATGCTATAACACCTCCGCTGCAATGACCATAGTAAAGATTCAGTgtcagtttaatacatttttgaagtCTGTTTGCAATCAAAGCATCCAAACTGTAATATTTAACACCCAAATAACAACTGAAATGCATCCAATGTGTAAATGATATGATATACACAATAAGTATAGTAGAAACCCCAGCACAATCTGCATATTCTAATTGCTCAAGACATTCTTAGATATTTGCTGCCGATCCCCTCCTTATATGCATAAAGTAGAACATTTCTTAACATTTCGACTGCATTGCTTTCCATGGTCCACTGTCAAGTACTTATTTAACAGCGTGTCTCAAAACCATGCATTATTGTCCATTCCTCAAAATTTTGCATTCTCAAAGTGTAGTGTGAATGCTTTAAGGTCTCACAATTATTTGGGAGAAATTTGGAGAAATACAGTCATTTTAATAGGAATCTGCACAGTCAGGAGTTTTGTGTGAGGCTGAAATACATTGCAACAATGTTGGATATTTTGTACCTGTGAAATTTCACTAAAATGATGCTAATATCTGCACCTTTATAGCTTATAAtagtttaaaggtgctgtataggattaacaccgagtggttgaacgaggtattgcagtccaaattcaaaatatttggaGAGGATTTTTTTCACCTGGAatctcctcctcagacttgacgcacacatAGGTTGACAGATTGACGACACATACAGGAACaagcacacttgacgatgaatgaaatgaaatacgctgtattttctgccaactggcaacccagaatgccgaaatacaattgggtaaattggcagtgggcgggtttcacaaaccaaaacaaatacgACATTCTGGCCccgaacgcacattttcaaaggagaataactgactgtagcattgtttttcagataaacaagtatgttaacttagcatgtttctttaatatctgcaaacatattatggtatttttatgctgtagtagagtcaaaatcttataTACAGCACCTTCAACTAACAAAAGATCATTGTGCCTGAGAGCTTTAGTCACTCTAATAACACCTCAAGAATTTCACCTCATATGTCTCTTTCTCGGCCTCTGAATTATCCTGAAGACATTTCTTGCATTTCTGTATGAAAGCTATGTGAGAGTTTTTTCTTTAAACTCCATATGTAGCTCACATTTGGTAATCTGCTGTACCTGCAGTGGCATCTGCCACAGACTTTCAGATATCTGAGGCATGTGGAGAGGCACATAGTGCCAATATCACAACATAACTACTGCATTTCATGTCTGTACAGACTATTTGTGTTTGTACAGTTCTGCATTTGATTCTGATATTTCGTGGATGTCAGATATGCATTCTCAAATTTCTGGCATACATGCTTATACCAACATATTTAGGCATCATATTTGAACATTAGCAGTGCTGCCAAATTTGTGACCGTGCCTCTCCCACAATGACAGCATAGCACAGACACATGACTACAAAAGATAACCTAAAAATGCCAGGAACTTTGATGTTGTCTTCCACCCTGCAGTACTGCCTTAATAGTAGATCAATGAAAAGGAATGCAGAACAATCTGAGCAGCATGTGACCCGTGAATATCCTGGTGTGCCCTGCACTCATACCACACAGTTCAGGCCTGAATGTAGTGTCTATACCCAGGCGCTACAATGCTATTCTGGGCCTGTTAGGTCATGTACTCTGAGTTCAGAACAGGTTACATAAAGAGCGGCCAATCATAATCAGGGAGATCACATACTTCTTTAGAATGAACAAAGTACCGCTTATTCAATAAGAGCATGCAGTTTGTTTATCTGTTTCACAACAATGTATAATATGCACAAATCACTACATTCTTCAGTGTACGCAATATTAAAAACTGTGAAGAGATAGTTCAcagcccccacccccccaaaaaaacctgtgtgaaattctttcttctgtggaaaataaaacaactttcttTTCTATGCCAGGAAGGATAACTGGaaagataattataattatattagcatccacaccaatgcacAATATTGTTCTGTTTATATATAAGCACATGGTGCATTTTGTCATCTGcagctttaaatgcttgagctttTTAAAGTCAGgagaattctgattggctgtcaatgttttcatcatttatcatAGTTTTGGTGTGGACTGCCCTATTCTTAAAGAatcagaacaataattaaaacattatcgTTATATTTATCACCCTTTGTGTGAACAGCCCATAACTCTGAAGAGCTTGTTCACATACACAATCATTGAACTCAAGGAATTAAAGTGTAGTTAGATTTACTGTTACTCTACGAATTTGCACTTGCAAAATCTAGAAATTTCAATAGAgatttgtgtgagtgtgaaagAATTCCACATGCAAATTTCGCAGCAGATTAATTTGGTCACACAAATAAGTACATTGacaaacagaaagctgcttggtttgatagTGATTCTGTGTAAGCTGTGTTTCATACATCTACATTATTGAGGACAGacaactaattttttttcttgtgaaaattttacagacattttgcTAATTTTGCATTTGCTACCTTTAGTCTACCATCATGACCATATTGGTGAAAATGTAACACTGAAGGGGATCTACAATCCGATAAGTTCAAAACAGCACTTTCAGAAAAAGCTGATGTCTACTCTCATATCTACTTTCTACTCTGTTGTCTACTCTCAAACCCAAAATCAACTTTCATACTTTCACATCTCGTTGTTCCTGACTCACTAGACACAAAGAACACTATGTCTGTGGCTGGTGATCAGAGCGAGCGTTAGTGCTAACAGATGCCAGTACTACTGTCTGGGTTGAGTCACTAGCTGCAGGGCTTACAAAGGAGGGACACGTGTGTGCACTGCAGACATCAAGCCAGCTGCAAAGCGGTTTTCAGGgtgaagtgtttttttctttgtgttttgaagCCTTGTGCACctgtgaacacaaaataaaagacaaaattttTAATCGGTGGGGAGCAACAATTCATTGCTGCTTATAAGGTGGTGAGTAGTCTAATGCCGAAACTCTGAAACACACTTTGTGCACAGGGAAGTTTGGTGACCTTTCACTCACATTTCCTGAAAAGTACTGTGGAACTTTACTGTGTGGTTTTCACAGAAGGTCTCTTGGTCTCTGAGAAAAACGCTACGCTTTGGGCGGAAATATGATGAGAAATGCGTTTCATATTGAGAGCATGTGAGGGCCTGTCGCTAGTCACATGCAGTGCACTCTCCACTGAGCAGGTGACAGATGTGTGAGTTGCTTAAGTCATGCAATGAATGCAACAAATGACCAGACAGAGGAAGGCAGACATATTacaacatgtattaaaaaaaaggtgTGAAATCTGTCTGATATTTTAAAGGAAATGAAGTCTAGATTAGATACTGTCCTCTCCCCACAAAAAGCAGTTCAGAAAAATATGAATTGCCCCTCTGAAACAGatacataaagatttttttttcttgaaatgccTGTCTGTTTCTGAGAAAACTTGGACAGCTGTCATAAAAAAGACAACAGCCCATTTTTCACTGTCTGTCTGATTGGTTTTTAATTGCTCTCTGGTTCATGTAGTTAGGATGCACACAGTGATATTTAATATTCCCACTtacacaattaagatatttgaAGTTGTATTAGAGTAGAAACAAGGCACGTGAAACTCCTTTCAAAGAAAAAGTTTGTGGGTGTTTGTTACTAGAATGACCTAAAGGGGATCTCCATGGTACCCTGTTTCTTGACTTCAGTGCATTAGCTGTCATTAGTTAATGAAAGTAAACTGCAAAGATCAATTACTATCCAAGGGAGTGTAGATTCTCTTTGTTAAACCTCTGTCTGCTGTTCTTTGTTTTCAAAAGCAGGTGTGTGTTGCTTTGTGCGTGCATGAGCTTAGCTTTCTTGTCGGTTGACTTTCAAGTGCACAAAGACTTTTCAGGCACTACCTAAAAGTCTGGATACACATGCTTCAGGCATTTGCCATCAGTATACAACACCTGGTGCAAGTATTTGCTGTTAAACACATGCAGCTTTCTGTTCAGAAAATTTCGAGTGATGTAACTTTGGAAGACTGAGCATGAGGCTGATTGGACAGCATAGTTAGAGATCAAACAAACCACAAATGAGTATCTGTCTTACTGGTAGTTTAGCACCCTTTCTCAAGTAAACCACAAACCATATGCACACAATGAATAAGTTGAATTGACTTAGTAAATCTAGGAAATGGGATTCCTGCTAACTTGCTGCTAATGTACTTCATcttgtgcaaaatgttttttattattaaattttataattttatttaatgcaatataaaatgcatatttaaaatcatCCCTTGTATTGTAACCTTCACTGTCAATACAGCTCAATTTCAACTGTTGTGTTTGGTGAGTTCAGCTCAATTAGTCATTTAACAGGTCTGGCTCTACCCTGCCTCTGCTCCAAATGGATGGTGCAAAACCTACACATGAGAGAAGTCAGTCCCCCATTGCAAAGGGGGTCCTTCAGTTGAGCAAGCTGTTTAAAGAAAGCAGCTGGTGCATGGGTGGTGAAAGGTCAGGAAGAGCTTGGAGAGATGCCAGTTTCTCTAGTGCATTCGcaacctctctttctctcttgtagACTGTTACTGAACTGCCCTGAACTCTATCCTCTGATGTAACTGggtgaaaataaaacacattgcTGAAAGCCGACAACTTTGAAAAGAAACATAccataattgcatttttaaggtatttatttttaacatttattgaagAAATGGTGGCTTCTTCACCACAATTTTTACATTGCAttgtaaatatttgataaaaagcaCAACTTCATAAGAAGAtccatctttttttcccccaggatATCACAAAAGACAAGTTACATTAGTgtccatgtcatttttttttaaacaacatccCAAGTGCCCAATAAACCtcaaaacatcttcaaaatgTCACTTAAACATAGTTCCTCTTTAAAATCCACATCTCTTTCCTCAAGAACACCAATTCCAATGCTCTTCTTCGGCGTCAATCTCATAAACGTGCTCTCACAGTCCACCTGTCCTTTTCTGTCCTATTGGCTCCACTACAACAGACTTGAGTGGCACAGAAGACTTGACTTTTCCATGCTCGTCCAAAAAAAAGATTCTGAACATCAGCTTTTCCAGGACGGCCAACCTGTACGCTGGGTCAGTCCACTTTTATCTTCCCAGTTGTGAGGGTAATCCAGACAATATCTCAAAGCTTTCTTGCTTTGCACCGGTGTACCCTTTAGGATGGATATCTTCGACTTGTTCCTGGTTTCATTCACGTGCCAAAGCCATCTCCTATCAGCGCTCCGGCAGAGTAATAGTAGGCACCCATTCGTAGACATTGCGGCTTTCTTCACAGAACAAGCCCAATCTCTCAAGAGCAGAATCTTTCCACGAGTCAGCACTGGggctctttgaaaaaaaaaaaaagaagaagcgaTATTAGTATGACATGCAGATGCAGTGCAAATGTAGGCGTTGACAAAGTGTAGGTTAAGATGCAGAAAAGAGTTGAGCAACTCACCGTTACAAGCATGCAGTGTACGTCCTTAGGTTCCTCATCCTGATCGCTGCCCACAATGTCAGCAAGACGTTCAATGTCATTCACACGAACAATGTTGATGTCGTTGTCGAAGCAGAAGGCTTGGATGAGAGTGAAGTGGATCTGCAAGGCGATGTCCCATTCATACTCCTCATCAGTAGCCAGGACGCAAAAAGCCACACTGTCTGGGTCACTGAGATtgcataaaagaaataaattgatTAGGGAACGGTTCAAGTGTGCTGCTTGCATATATACATAAGGATGCATccaattattcattattaagaaGACTAGGTAATTAAAAACCATTTCCATATGCCACCCTCTGAGTGTCTAAGGACCTAATGCATACTAAAAGCAACACTTTTAGtgataaataaacagaaacttaCACATTCATAACTTGTGCAGATTCATACACCCCAACGGTAAGGCAGTCCTGCTTCTTAGCGGAGACCAGAAGCTCCTCTAGAGCCGTTCCTGCACTCTGCATTCTGGAGAACATAACTGGCGCATTAGTCCATATACTTTACGTAGTGTTCacttgataaaagaaaaaaacatcaactgAATAAGAAACTCACCTATCGCCAGTAGCAGCTGCGTTATCTTGTCCACTCAGTTCTTCAAAAGTCATTGTTTAAATCCACGTTAGGTCGTGTTTCGCGTGCGTTTTCTCTACCGTGAGCTGTGGGCTTGTGATGCCGTGTTAAGCGCTCGCCGTGTTTTATACGAGATTTTCCGAGTTTCTCGGCAGTGGGCGGGCATTCCGCTCATGCCCGGTTCTGATTGGATGGCGGCACGGGTGTATGCAAACTACACTGATGCAAGCGCCTTGACTGTAAACAGCCCACGTGGGTGTTCACTCAAATATCACTCTATCAACAACACAAAGCACGGCTCGTGCTCTTGAGTTCAAACCGCGTGAAGTTGTTGAGATCATTTTATTACTTAATCCTTCATCTAGGAAGATGGAATTAATGGAAGAATTAATGTGGTTAACTCGCAACccttacttttttatatattgatttaactATATGTGTCATTAATCTAAGTAACCCTCACAGAAAAatacttaattattatatttatttgggACATCTTCATCATGGGGCTGGTCCTCACAATGCAGGTGACTTCAGGTAGTTGTTTTGTGGTTGTTGCTCCAGTTCAAACCAGCTACCATGTTCCATCCATCAATCCAGCaggggacatttggtcctcacAATGTAAGCAAAACATGACCCCCACCACCCCCACAGACACAAAGACTGGTAAGTGAGGCACACGCCACTCTTTTGCATTTGTAAAGGAGTCATCCTAATTTACGTGTCTTTGTCATGTGcctattaattacttttttggcCGGCCCTAAAGCAGGAATAATAGCCTCATGTTCCACCTGCCCCTGGCTTTGTTGCAGCCTGCAGAAAGTGTGTCCCAGTGAGACCCAAGAGCCAAAACTTTTGTTCCAACTTCTTGGAAGTCAGTCAGTTGAATGCATACATACAAATAGCAGATAACTAAAACTTCACTCCAGGCCTGTTTAGCTCCTTATACCACATCTAAAACGGTAAGCAATGTTATTCCCGTAAACagagattaattaattattcaggAACATCTCGAAACAGCATCACTGCACATATCGTACTACAACATCAAGTCTTGTTCAAACTGGTCTAGGCTATTGGAAGCTCTTTGTAATCCTGTATGCAGTAACCTGCTCACCAGTCTATTTAGTTGGTCTTAACTGGTCTACCAGTCTGGTTTTGGAGGGGTTGTAAGCGCTTGGAGAATTATAGCTGAAGACCATTTGAATCGTATGGGGAACCTGGCTTAAACTGATTTTTACTGCAGGGTAGagtagatttacatttacatttacagttatgcatttagcagatgcttttttcaaagcgacttacagtgcattcagactatacattttttttaatcggTATATAGATATGATCTATGTGTACTTGCAACTTTTAGAGACGTTTCTCCTAATATGCCAAACGATGTAATAACTATTGcgtcaatattttttaattcttaacaCTGAGATTTGGGGTTTATGATTGATATAACTCACAGAGCTACAGAACTATAGAAAGTGTATGTTAGGCGCCATCTAGCGGCTGTACACATAGCGCGACCTTTCACGCAGAGTATTGTAAATGTAGCTGAGTGAGTCACACCatacagatacaaaagatgcacTTGCTCATCAGCTCAAATAGCAGAGATGATCATTTGCTCATGTTGAAACACTCCACAAATGTATGCATCTGAAACCAAACCCGTAGGGTATTGATACACGATAACACAATAAAGCACAGGACAAATGATGATCGAAAGTGGCATTATATCAATAGATGTTCTCTAAAGGCACCTGTGCAGAACCAACGACAGGACAGTGATTCGAGATGCTGTGGCGCCATCTGCAGGTACAACGAGGAAATAAGAAAAACGATTTTTCAGCTTTCCAATGACATTTAAATTCCCCTTAAAAATAACTCTGTCTTGGCCATATCTATTTAAGCGTTTTGACTTTTAACATTGTAAGCAATTATAATGTGTACTTTTATATCCTTAATGAGCCTTTTATGAGGTTATGACTTTTTTCGTGTGTTTTGTGAGTGTCAAATAGATTGGTGCAGATTTACGGCTCAGTTTTAGCTAGTGTATTTGCATTAAAGTCAGACAGGATAATTGTTTTTTATAGGTTACTTTGTGTTGATTTGCATTTCTTTCTATCAGCACAAAAAGGACCTTGCTGTGATAACATGTTCGGACATGTACATTAGATTGACCTAGTTTCAATGTAAGACTTTTATAGATCACTTTCTAAGAATCTCAATGGTCAAAAGAGTGCCATTATATGCATCATATCTAgtgtaattatgattattttattgttcattgacattttttgtataaattttcattgtgatgaatgacaaaaatgcatttttatagtaaactgaatatttttttaattaataataacgtgatcatgacagaaataaagtttaTGAACATTCCAAGTTTACAGATACATCAGTGCATCATATGACCAAAGATTAAAAGAAGtcaaaaaatactgcaataaaagaagtcttttaaaagacaaaatatcaacataaaaaaaaccttaacaatgCTGCTCTGACAGAGCAGATCATGACATTTTttcatatgtatatacatatatagacataaacaatgtattattattgtgtgaATATGTGCAATACTATACCCCCTCTGAAAGGTACATTTAAAGCTAAATTTACAGCAGTTTAACGGAAGGGGTTCTAAGCCACAAATAAtgcacaagcaaaaaaaaaaatagcttttgccTTTTCTAAATACACTCCTATATCACTAGGACTGATCATTTTTCAGTAGTTGAATCTCTTTAAGCATGTGGCTCCCTTactaaaaaagggaaaataaaattttactagATGGCCAAAAGTCCTAAAATGTCTCAAGTAATACAGACAAATGAATACATTTCCTGAATGTACTAAAACTCAATGTGGACGCAATGCAGAGTTCAAAACAACACGATTCCTTCACGTTTCCATTGAAAAAGAATCATAATTTGTGCAGATGAATAGAACAATAATGTTCTAACAAATTGCTGGGTATAAAAAGTGCTATTATAGCATGACAGTCGatccatgtaaaaaataaaaattaagggaAAAGGGTCAGGCTGTGATGATACAACGAAGAGAAAATGGCTATACTGAATCTTCAATCTAAAACAAAGCAAGTTTTGTTTTAGATGCTCTCCTACATTTCATCAGATCGGTGCTGTTGTATTATAACTGACGTGGGTTTCTGCTCCATCCAGCTCTCCTTGGTTTTGCTCTGGCCGTCGTAGATCACCGGAGACGATGCTGAGTTCCTGTGGGACTCTGAGAGAGATGTGTCCGCTTTGAGATCTGACTGGGCAGGACTGGGGAAGTCAGCGGAGGAGTTGCTGTTGACCCCAGACTCAGAGTCAGACTGCTCGACCTGCTGGTAGTCAGGTGTGTGGTTCTGACCGCCAGACAGCAGCACCTGGTTATTCTCTACAGTGGCCATGAGGAGGACATCCTGCTCTGGCACTTCTTTAGTAGACGTGGATATGATGTCATCTTTCATGATAGCTGGATAAGACCGCAGGGCTCGAGACATTCCTGGAAGGcagaagaaaaaacatgttttttaattatgcataaagCACCAGTGCTTAGGTAGAAAACAGATGAGTAAAAAAACCTTAACACAATTGTTTTTAGCCTACAATAATTCAAGAAGCTTgttttacttttctatttttttaaactttactttgCTCCAGGCATACTGTAGTTAaccaaaattaaaagtaaaaacataaaaaagtgttacttgaaataaaataaccattaactgaaataa includes the following:
- the gadd45ga gene encoding growth arrest and DNA-damage-inducible, gamma a, with product MTFEELSGQDNAAATGDRMQSAGTALEELLVSAKKQDCLTVGVYESAQVMNVDPDSVAFCVLATDEEYEWDIALQIHFTLIQAFCFDNDINIVRVNDIERLADIVGSDQDEEPKDVHCMLVTSPSADSWKDSALERLGLFCEESRNVYEWVPTITLPER